The following coding sequences lie in one Rutidosis leptorrhynchoides isolate AG116_Rl617_1_P2 chromosome 4, CSIRO_AGI_Rlap_v1, whole genome shotgun sequence genomic window:
- the LOC139844909 gene encoding uncharacterized protein, with translation MSGREVPRRESPWGRPEGDTRQPVAHRCNDRVEDVVQACFEGNPFKTVPGPFKLFWQCMRSKPGEEPTEPFYYLQLAPPTREVKLE, from the exons atgagtggGAGAGAAGTACCTCGGAGAGAGAGTCCATGGGGAAGGCCGGAAGGAGACACGCGTCAACCGGTAGCTCACAGATGCAACGATCGTGTTGAAGATGTTGTTCAG GCATGTTTTGAAGGCAACCCATTTAAGACGGTTCCAGGCCCGTTCAAGCTTTTTTGGCAATGCATGCGCTCAAAACCCGG GGAGGAACCTACTGAACCGTTTTACTATTTGCAGTTGGCACCACCAACAAGAGAAGTGAAACTTGAGTGA